One stretch of Lacrimispora sphenoides DNA includes these proteins:
- a CDS encoding TlyA family RNA methyltransferase, with amino-acid sequence MKERLDVLLVKRGLAESREKAKAVIMSGIVYVDGDKEDKAGTTFEETANIEVRGSTLRYVSRGGLKLEKAMTHFDVTLEGKVCMDVGSSTGGFTDCMLQNGAVKVYAVDVGHGQLAWKLRNDERVVCMEKTNIRYVTPGDLADPIEFSSIDVSFISLTKVLGPVKALLTDKGEVVCLIKPQFEAGREKVGKKGVVREKSVHLEVIRMVISHAVSIGFEALHLEYSPIKGPEGNIEYLLHLKNHQSGEACPECGLNPEQIVEEAHGNLTGN; translated from the coding sequence ATGAAAGAACGTTTGGATGTGCTTTTAGTAAAACGGGGACTGGCTGAATCCAGGGAAAAGGCCAAGGCTGTCATTATGTCCGGGATCGTCTATGTAGACGGGGATAAAGAAGACAAAGCCGGTACCACATTTGAGGAAACTGCGAACATCGAGGTAAGAGGAAGCACTCTGCGGTATGTGAGCCGGGGCGGTTTAAAGCTTGAAAAAGCCATGACTCATTTTGACGTGACTCTGGAAGGAAAAGTGTGCATGGATGTAGGCTCTTCCACAGGCGGTTTTACAGACTGCATGCTTCAAAACGGAGCTGTTAAGGTTTATGCAGTGGATGTAGGCCACGGTCAGCTTGCATGGAAGCTGAGGAACGATGAACGCGTGGTGTGTATGGAAAAGACCAATATCCGCTATGTCACTCCTGGAGATCTGGCCGACCCAATAGAATTTTCCTCTATTGATGTTTCCTTTATTTCCCTGACAAAGGTATTAGGACCTGTAAAAGCTCTTCTTACGGATAAAGGAGAGGTCGTCTGCCTTATAAAGCCCCAGTTTGAAGCCGGCCGGGAAAAAGTGGGGAAAAAGGGCGTGGTAAGGGAAAAATCCGTCCATCTGGAAGTGATCCGGATGGTCATTTCCCATGCAGTAAGCATTGGCTTTGAAGCACTACATCTGGAATACTCCCCCATTAAGGGGCCGGAAGGGAACATTGAATATCTCCTTCACTTGAAAAATCATCAGTCAGGAGAGGCATGCCCGGAATGCGGTCTTAATCCGGAACAGATCGTGGAAGAAGCCCATGGGAATTTAACAGGAAACTAA